One part of the Pseudomonas sp. MYb118 genome encodes these proteins:
- a CDS encoding sensor histidine kinase, which translates to MSKDDPALDFSTVIASTVHDMKNSLTLLMQAHSQWLERLPDPARQTPEQGVIEFEFAHLNGMLVQLLGLYKLGVNQMPLQPAYHELDDFIEAQLACHQDVFASRGIMATYEVDPLSPLGFFDRELIASVLANCINNAVRYARHAVLITVSDEAGQLVLTINDDGDGYPADMIERQADYVQGINHSSGSTGLGLYFAGRIAALHQRNGVGGHTRISNGGPLGGGVFSLYLP; encoded by the coding sequence ATGAGCAAGGACGACCCGGCACTGGACTTCTCCACGGTGATTGCTTCTACCGTGCACGACATGAAGAACTCACTGACCCTGCTGATGCAGGCTCACAGCCAGTGGCTGGAGCGCCTGCCCGACCCCGCCCGGCAGACGCCGGAGCAGGGCGTGATCGAGTTCGAGTTCGCCCACCTCAACGGCATGCTCGTGCAGTTGCTGGGGTTGTACAAACTCGGCGTCAACCAGATGCCGTTGCAACCGGCTTATCACGAACTGGATGATTTCATCGAAGCGCAACTGGCCTGCCATCAGGATGTGTTCGCCAGTCGCGGCATCATGGCCACCTATGAAGTCGACCCGCTGAGCCCGCTGGGCTTCTTCGATCGCGAGTTGATTGCGTCGGTGCTGGCCAACTGCATCAATAACGCCGTGCGTTACGCCCGTCACGCGGTGCTGATCACGGTCAGCGATGAAGCCGGGCAACTGGTGCTGACCATCAATGACGATGGCGACGGCTATCCGGCCGACATGATCGAGCGCCAGGCCGATTACGTGCAGGGCATCAACCACAGCAGCGGCAGCACGGGCCTGGGCCTGTACTTCGCCGGGCGGATCGCCGCGCTGCACCAGCGCAATGGCGTGGGCGGGCATACGCGGATCAGCAATGGCGGGCCGTTGGGCGGCGGCGTTTTCAGCCTCTATCTGCCGTAA
- a CDS encoding response regulator — translation MSSYHQKRFLIVDDFSDFRSSVRSMLRELGVKDVDTADTGEQALKMCSQKSYDFILQDFHLGDGKKNGQQVLEDLMFEKLISHEAVFVMVTAETSQAMVLSALEHEPDAYLTKPFNRSSLAQRLERLEQRKTLLKPILQALDRGKPAEVLNACIALCKQDIRYSPLCLRYRADALRDLNQNEALERLYDSIIADRPLPWAFAGLGKLLFKRGQVSQAKGVYEKALKVFPMMPALYDGMADVLVAEGDTKGAQQVLEEAIRLSPLAVRRQALLGKLAMTNEDFDTASRAYRQAVNQGAQSRFKDAESNLGLAHALISKGSERGLDTRTRLEINTTLSAVAKENPSDPGLQIRARLMKATSLLLNDAETADKLTEQALLRLDGMEQFMSPEAALLVAKQLQMLGQADAGNSMLKNCAEIYGDDPYVMKGIAKLTDDPAILNSSNAAADLNRQGVRVYKTGNLVEARTVFRKALAMQPKNISIALNLAQSLLHGTDTSVPSAELEECRASLKMVGLMPDTDARYSRYQKLKIKAFGE, via the coding sequence ATGTCGTCGTATCACCAAAAGCGCTTTCTGATCGTCGATGACTTCTCCGATTTCCGCAGCTCCGTGCGTTCCATGCTGCGTGAGCTGGGCGTCAAGGATGTCGATACCGCTGACACCGGCGAGCAGGCGCTGAAGATGTGCTCGCAGAAGTCGTACGATTTCATCCTGCAGGACTTCCACCTCGGCGACGGCAAGAAGAACGGTCAGCAGGTACTCGAAGACCTGATGTTCGAGAAGCTGATCAGCCACGAGGCCGTGTTCGTCATGGTCACCGCCGAGACCAGCCAGGCCATGGTGCTCAGCGCCCTGGAGCATGAGCCCGATGCCTATCTGACCAAGCCGTTCAACCGCTCGAGCCTGGCCCAGCGCCTGGAACGCCTGGAACAGCGCAAGACCTTGCTCAAACCGATCCTGCAGGCCCTCGACCGCGGCAAGCCGGCCGAGGTGCTCAACGCCTGTATCGCTTTGTGCAAACAGGACATCCGTTATTCGCCGTTGTGCCTGCGTTATCGCGCCGACGCCCTGCGTGACCTGAATCAGAACGAAGCGCTGGAGCGTCTCTACGACAGCATCATTGCCGACCGGCCCTTGCCGTGGGCGTTTGCCGGGTTGGGCAAGTTGCTGTTCAAGCGCGGCCAGGTCAGCCAGGCCAAGGGCGTTTACGAAAAAGCCCTGAAAGTATTCCCGATGATGCCCGCGCTGTATGACGGCATGGCCGATGTGCTGGTCGCCGAAGGTGACACCAAGGGCGCGCAACAGGTGCTCGAGGAGGCGATTCGCCTGTCGCCTCTGGCCGTGCGCCGGCAAGCCTTGCTGGGCAAGCTGGCGATGACCAACGAAGATTTCGATACCGCCTCCAGGGCTTACCGGCAAGCGGTGAACCAGGGGGCGCAGTCGCGCTTCAAGGATGCCGAGAGCAACCTGGGCCTGGCCCATGCCTTGATCAGCAAGGGCAGCGAGCGCGGCCTGGACACCCGCACGCGGCTGGAGATCAACACCACCCTCAGTGCCGTGGCCAAGGAAAACCCCAGCGACCCCGGCCTGCAGATTCGTGCGCGGTTGATGAAGGCCACCAGCCTGTTGCTCAACGACGCCGAAACCGCCGACAAGCTCACCGAGCAGGCCCTGCTGCGCCTCGATGGCATGGAGCAGTTCATGAGCCCCGAAGCCGCGCTGCTGGTGGCCAAGCAGTTGCAGATGCTCGGTCAGGCCGATGCCGGCAATTCGATGCTGAAAAACTGCGCGGAAATCTACGGCGACGACCCGTACGTGATGAAAGGCATTGCCAAGCTGACCGATGACCCGGCGATCCTCAATTCCAGTAACGCCGCCGCCGACCTCAACCGCCAGGGCGTGCGGGTGTACAAGACCGGCAATCTGGTCGAGGCGCGCACGGTGTTCCGCAAAGCGCTGGCGATGCAACCGAAAAACATCAGTATCGCGTTGAACCTGGCGCAGTCGCTGCTGCACGGCACGGACACCAGCGTGCCGTCGGCGGAGCTCGAAGAATGTCGGGCCAGCCTGAAAATGGTTGGCCTGATGCCTGACACCGATGCGCGCTACTCGCGATATCAGAAACTGAAAATCAAGGCGTTTGGCGAATGA